The Candidatus Cybelea sp. genomic sequence GAAGGCTAAGTAGTCTTTGATTTGCTCCACCGCTTGGTGCGGCGTCTCGTAGCTCCAAACCGCGTTGACGGAGCGGTTTCCACCAGCGGGGATGCTGAAATACGACGCGTCGCCTTTGTAGGGGCAATGCGTCGTGTGATCCGTGCGTGCGAGCGCACTCAAGTCAACGTCGCGCCGGGGAACGTATTGAACTGCCGGATAGTCGGCCTCGCGAAGCGTCAACGCTTCAGTGGTATCCACGA encodes the following:
- a CDS encoding DUF427 domain-containing protein, giving the protein MAHKPIRVPGPDHPISIQANPSRVVVRVGGKTVVDTTEALTLREADYPAVQYVPRRDVDLSALARTDHTTHCPYKGDASYFSIPAGGNRSVNAVWSYETPHQAVEQIKDYLAF